In Oceanispirochaeta sp., a single genomic region encodes these proteins:
- the rpmB gene encoding 50S ribosomal protein L28, producing the protein MSRKCEICGKGTIAGHSVPRKGLPKKKGGAGQHIGVKSKRTFKPNLLKIKALISGTPKSIKICTRCLKAGKVVKA; encoded by the coding sequence ATGTCTCGAAAATGTGAAATCTGTGGAAAAGGTACTATTGCGGGACACAGTGTACCCAGAAAGGGTCTTCCCAAGAAGAAAGGTGGAGCCGGTCAGCATATCGGTGTTAAGTCTAAAAGGACTTTCAAACCCAACCTTCTGAAGATAAAAGCCCTAATTTCCGGTACACCCAAGTCCATAAAAATTTGTACACGCTGTCTTAAAGCTGGAAAAGTAGTAAAAGCTTAA
- a CDS encoding MBL fold metallo-hydrolase, translating into MIITLLGTGTSHGVPVAGCSCPVCISDRIENNRYRCSLWIQKGDTSVIIDTAPEFRLQAIRAGITKVDGVVITHAHADHLHGIDDLRPFSWKKEIPIYAQKSVTREIRDRFPYIFNPPGQGGGTPQISLQSIKEEETWVIGTAEITAIPIMHGKLHILGYRIGNLAYITDCSAIPESSFSLLEGLEVLILGALRYKPHETHFSIPEAIEVIKKISPGRAYLTHLCHDVDHFQLKADLPKGIEPAWDGLKIILPE; encoded by the coding sequence ATGATCATTACCCTATTAGGCACAGGAACCTCTCATGGAGTTCCCGTTGCCGGCTGCAGCTGCCCTGTGTGCATTTCCGATAGAATTGAGAACAATAGATACCGCTGCTCCCTCTGGATTCAGAAGGGTGATACCAGTGTGATCATTGATACAGCCCCCGAATTCCGTCTGCAGGCCATTCGAGCCGGAATAACGAAGGTGGATGGAGTGGTCATCACCCATGCTCACGCGGATCACCTCCATGGCATTGATGACCTGAGACCCTTCAGCTGGAAAAAAGAGATCCCTATCTATGCACAGAAATCTGTGACCCGGGAAATCCGGGATCGCTTTCCCTATATATTCAATCCTCCCGGACAGGGGGGCGGAACACCCCAGATCAGTCTTCAATCCATAAAGGAAGAGGAGACATGGGTCATCGGAACAGCTGAAATCACGGCCATTCCCATCATGCATGGGAAATTACATATTTTGGGGTATAGAATTGGGAATCTGGCTTATATCACCGACTGCAGTGCTATTCCTGAATCCAGCTTCTCTCTGCTGGAAGGACTGGAGGTACTCATCCTGGGTGCCTTGCGCTATAAGCCCCATGAGACTCATTTTTCCATACCCGAAGCCATTGAAGTTATAAAAAAAATAAGCCCTGGAAGGGCTTATTTGACACATTTATGTCATGATGTTGATCATTTTCAGCTAAAGGCGGATCTTCCTAAAGGAATAGAACCAGCCTGGGACGGATTAAAAATAATCCTTCCTGAATAA